TCTTTAATCATCACTTTTTTGTTGGAAATGTAATATTAATAGTGATTTGCACACCACTTAAAAGTTCTCTTAGCTTATCAACTGGAAATGATTTTACAATCTCTGTTAAATCAATATTTGCATTACTCATCATATTTTGTGTTACATTATTTGATGATGTATTTGATGCATTATTGTTAGTATTGTCATTCAATTCTTGTGCATTATTTACTTGACTTGGAATGATTTGTTCTTCTATTGGCTCTATAACATTATCTACTGATGGCAAATTATCATCAAAATTAAAATTATCATTTCGATTTGTTTCATCTATTGCCTCACTAAATGCTTCTTGAGTAATAGAATCTAGCCCATTGCTTGCTATTTTTACATCATTTGAATTTAAATTATTACCTAGATTTTGAGTATCTTCTAAAATATTAGTTACTTCATCAATATCATTTTTATTTAATATTTTTGGTTCATCAAAAGCAGGTGTTTCTTCTTGCAATTTCAATAAAGCTTCATCATCAAGATTGTCCCAATCTTCATCGCTTAATTTATTTATATTAAAGTCATCATTGTCAAAGTCATCATTAGTAAAATCGTTATTATTGTTGAAGTCGTCATTGTTAAAATCATTACTTAGATTCTCTTGATAATTATTCTCTAACATATCTTTTTCATCTACTTTAAAATCTTCATCTGCTAGATTTAAATCATCAAAATCATCATCATTAAGGCTATCTAATTCATCAAAACTACTAACATCACTTACTTGATTAGAATCATCTCCAATAGGTTCTTGAGAAATATTTACCTTCATTCTGCCTATTGTTGACGTATCGACCTGATTTTCTTCTATCATAGATGTATCATCTTTTTGGTTGGCATTTTCCTTTTTTACATAGATATCGCCACCAATAATACCTTTTGGTCTATCTTTGTTTTGACTTTTTAAGAATTCATCTTGCATAGCAAATATAGAGCTAAAATCTATCTCATCGCTATTATTAGATGTATAATTTGTATTTGTATTATTTATTTTATTATCAGTAATGATATCTGATAATATGTCATTTTGCTTATTAAAATTATTATTTGAAATATTGCTATTTATGCTTACATTACTTGTATTTTTAGAATCTTTAAGCTCTATAGTATCAAGATTATTATTTGAGTTATTATTCATATCCAGATCATTATCATAAGTAAATTTTATTTCATCGTTATCGTTTAAATTGTTATTTCTTATCATCGTCTCTTCACTATTTTGTGGATTTAAAGCTGGTATATTGCTATCTTTCATACCAGACAAAAATTCATCATCATTATCATCAAATTCTGATAAATCTATATTATTTATATTTACATTTACATTCATATTAGAGTTATCCATTTCATCTAATAAGTCTATATTTTTTATCTTATTATCAAGATTTTTATTAGCATCAAAAGTTAGGTTATTATCTGATTCAAAAGATGAAAAATTCATATCACTACGTTTTTCTTGTTTTAAAACCTCATAGATATCTGTTGGTAAAAATGGTTTTCTAATATAATTATCAAAACCAGCAATCATCGTGGAATCTTTAGAGATAATAAGGCAGAATTTTGTGTCTATCATTTTACTTTTGATATCTTCAAAATTTCCTGTATTTAATACCCCATCATCAATAAAGATACAACCATAATCTTCTTGAATAGATATCTCATTAAGAGAATTAATAAAATCAAGAGAGATATTAGCTTTTCTTGCAGCAATACTAAAAATCTTTTTAACTGCGGCGTTTGTATTAACAAGTAAAAACTTCATTTACGCTCCAAAGTAGCTATTTAAAACTATGTGCTATTACAAATATTAAAATTTATAGATTGAAAATTATACTAAAAATTACAATATTATTAATATAATTTGATGATTATAAAAAATTATCATACAAAAGAGTAGTGATTTTATGAAATTTCTTTTTATTTTTATTATATTCCCATATTTTGTATTTGCAGATTCTATGTATTTTATGCCTTATGATTCCAAACAAGCTATAAATGCTATCATCAAAGAAATAAAGCAAGCAAAAAATGAAGTAAATATTGCAATATATAATTTTACAAATAGAGAAATAAGTAAGGCAATTCGAGATAGTGCAAAAAAAGGTGTGAAATTTAATATCATTTATGATTATAAAAGTAATATTAATAGTGATATTACAACAATAGGATATTTAGCAAAACTAAAAAATATATATACTTGCACCCTAAAAGGCAATTTATCCGATAATAAAAAATATTTTGGCATTATGCATAACAAGCTTGCAATCATTGATAAAAAGACAATCATATTTGGCTCTGCAAATTGGTCTAAAAGTGCATTTGATATAAATTATGAAATGTTATTGATAAGTCAAAATAAAGATTATATCAATCAAGCATCAAAATATTTTGATAAAATGCTTAGTGAATGCGAAAAATACTAGTAATTAGACAATAATACATAATTAATATTTTTTGCATTTTATGCATTTTCATTATAGAATACGATAGAAACTTTAATATTGTAAGGATTTTAATATGGCAATGCCTAGTGTTCCAGAATTATTGATTATATTAGCAATTGTTGTTTTATTATTTGGTGCAAAAAAAATACCAGATTTAGCAAAGGGCTTAGGAAGCGGAATTAAAAACTTTAAAAAAGCTGTAAAAGATGATGATGAAGTAGAAAACACCACACAAAATAATACAAATACGATGGCTACAAAAGAAGTAGAAAACAACCAAAACACAACACAAAACAAAACAACCCCACAAGAAACAGAAGATATAAAAAAAGTATAAAGAAGTATGTATAAGCATATAAAACAGCTATTAGATTCAAATATAAATGAAGATGTTATCTTAGAGATTCCCAAAAATCCCAAAATGGGACACTTCTCTACTCCAATAGCATTGATATTAGCAAAAAAGTTAAATAAGAATCCAAATGAAGTAGCACAAGATATCAAAAAGAACTTAGAATCTAAATTTGAATTTAAAGCTATAAATGTAGTAAATGGCTTTATAAATATTGAATTAAGCGATGAATTTCTATCAAAAATCGCACAAGAAACACTAGCAAATCCAAATGATTTTGCAAAAAATAATCATAATAAAAAAATATTATTAGAATTTGTAAGTGCAAATCCAACTGGTCCTCTTCATATAGGGCATGCAAGAGGTGCTATCTTTGGCGATGCTTTGGCTAGAGTTGGGGAGCATTTGGGATATAACATAAAAAGAGAATATTATATAAATGATGCTGGCAGCCAAATAGATATGCTTGGAAATTCTATATTGTTAGCGGGCAGGGAGATTCTAGGATTTGATGTAGAATATCCAGATGAGTTTTATCGTGGAGAATACATAAAAGATATAGCAAAAGAAATGCTAGATTCTCTTGGGAAACAAGTATTTATCGATTGTGATATAAAAACTATTGCAAAATTTGGCATGGAAGCAACACTATTGCTCATAAAATCAACGCTAAATAATGCAAAAATATCATTTGATTATTTTGTAAGTGAAAAATCATTGATTAATGAATTAGCAAATGTATTAGAAAAACTAGAAAAAAACAACGCGATATATAAGCAAGATTCTAAAATATGGCTAAAATCAAATCTAAAAGGTGATGAAAAAGATAGAGTTATTATTAGAGAAAGTGGTGAGCCTACTTATCTAGCAGGTGATATTATCTATCATAATAATAAATTTGAAAGGCAATATGATAAATATATAAATATCTGGGGGGCAGACCATCATGGATATATAGCAAGAATCAAAGCTAGTATAGATTTTTTAGGATATGATAGCTCAAAACTTGATGTAATACTATCTCAAATGGTAAGCCTATTAAAAGGTGGAAAACCTTATAAAATGAGCAAAAGAGCTGGGAATTTTATATTAATGCAAGATGTGATAGATGATATAGGAATTGATGCTCTTAGATTTGTTTTTTTAAGTAAAAAAGCAGATACTCATTTAGAATTTGATGTTGATATATTAAAAAGTGAGGATTCTAATAATCCAATTTATTATATAAACTATGCAAATGCCAGAATCCACACGATTTTACAAAAAAGCAATGCTAGTATTTCTTATGATTTTAGCAAGCTAGATTCTATGTGGAAAGATTTGTTAATCCAAGCATTGTTATTACAAAGAGTATTAGAAAATACATTTGATGAATATGCTATGCAAAAACTGCCTGAGTATTTAAAAAATTTAGCCTCAAAGCTTCATTTTTGTTACAATACATCAAAGATTTTAAATACTCCAAATGAATGCAGCATACTTTGTGTCTTAAAAGTTGTATCTTTGTCGATTACAACAGGACTAAATTTGATGGGTATCAAAGCAAAAACAAAAATGTAATAACAAGGTAAAAATGAATAAAAAAATAGATATAGCAGTAATTGGTGGTGGAGTTTGGGGAAGGGCGCTTGCTTTTTGTTTTAGTCAAAAAAATAATGTAGGTATAGTTTCAAGAAGAGAATTGAAATTTTTAAATACCTATTATTCTCACAGAGTAATACAAATTGACTTAAAAAATGCCTTAAAATGCAAATACATAGTAATAGCAATAAAAAGCCAAGCTATGCGAGAATGGCTTGCTAATGTAAAATTTCATAAAGATTCTGTAGTTATTATTGCATCAAAAGGAATTGAAGCAGATAGCGGTGCTTTTATGAGTGATATTTTTAATGAATATTTTCCAAATCTAAAAACTGGATATTTGATGGGTCCATCATTCTCAAAAGAAGTATTAGAGAGCATGCCTTGTGCATTGAATATACACACAAAATACGATATAAAAAGCATAGCAGATATCTTTCCTAATTTTATGAAAATATATTTTAATGATGATGTTATCGGTGGTGAAATAGCTGGTGCTTATAAAAATATCATTGCTATTGCAAGCGGTATTAGTGATGGATTAAATCTAGGGAATAATGCAAAAGCTTCTATGCTTGCAAGAGGATTGGTTGAGATGTGTAGATTTGGTATGCATTTTGGTGCAAAAGAATCTACATTTCTTGGATTAAGTGGAGCTGGAGATTTATTTTTGACTGCAAATTCGCAATTATCTCGTAATTATCGCGTAGGTATTGCACTAGCTAGTGGAAAATCTCTAAAAAATACATTAAATGAACTAGGGGAAATAGCAGAGGGTGTAGTAAGCACTCAAGCTGTCGTGGATCTAGCAATAAAACACGATATATATATACCAATAGCATATCAAGTATATCAAGTATTACAAGGCAAATCAGCAATAAATAGCGTAAAAGATCTTATTGGGACTAATTTTGAAAACTAAGATAAATCTTTTAGTTTATTTTTTCCCTCTCCATTTGTCAGAATCTTTAATAAGCCATAAAACACTGCTTGATAATAATATTTCATCACAAGCCTAAAAGGACGCCTGTATCTAGTGATCAAAACTTCTTTTTTTGGTATATTATGATGTAATTTTTCATCATTAACAATATTTTTTGATAGAGAATAAAGCATGGAATAATCATAAAGAACTCGCCTTCGTGCTTCTAACAAAGCATCAAAATTAGCTTCATAAAAATCAGAATCTAATACATTCTCAATCAAATTTAGAGAATCTTGCAAATTATAAATATCAATTTTTATAAATGAATTTTTAGGAAAATACTCTTCTACATTTTTTGCACCAAAATAAATTGGTATGCTATATCCAAGATATGAATCCATTATTTTTTCACTAATGTAATCATTTTGTGAATTATTTTCTATGGCTATGGTGTATTTATATGGCAAGATTCCATCTTTTTTCTCTTTTAGCTCAAATTCTGTTTTATTACCAAAAAAATCTATCCTCTTGCCTATCTTTGTTTTTTTTAGTGCAGTTACAAATTTCATTCTATCTAAATGCCCATAAAATGCCTTTTTGTCAAAGCTAGCAATACAAGATATTTCTTTTGTTTTTCTTATTGGAGGTATTTTACACAAAGTATCAAAAGGCACATTTCCAAAGCAAAAATAAAGTGCTGGGTGATGTTTTATAAAAGTAGTATTATTTTTGATAAAAGTTTTTGGATTATCTTTTATTAAATTTTTATCTTTAAATAATTCATCATTAAAAGCAAAAACAATATCACAAAATAAATAATAATCAGTGCTAATTGCCCATTCATTTTTAAAAGGAATGGCATATTTTTTAGATTTTCTTATATATGGTTCTTGCTGCAGAGCAAATACCCTCTTTGCTTTTACTTTTACATCTCTAGGAGATTTATTTATCACTACAATATAATCACACTCTATATACCCCCCCCCGCTATCATTAGAATCTAATGATATAAACTCTAAAGTATAATCGCCAATCTTGATTTTTGAATCATTATTTGGCGATAGAATCTTAATCATACTCTCCAAACTTCTATAATCACTCAAAACTCCAACTTCTAGATTCAAAAAAGCTCCTAAAAAATAATTGTTATAATAGCAGATTGATTTTATATAAAGGTAAATGTGATGAAAGTTAAAAATGCAATAAAAACTAAAATCCAAAATATATTTGGATTAAATAAACTAGAAAATAATCTAAGAGATATAAAAGCAATAAATATCATAAGTCAATTGAAATTTGATGGTAGTTTGCAAGATGAATGGCTTCTAGCTAGTTTTCCAACAATTAGAGGTGGAATAAAATCTACAAATAAAATAGAGAATCTAAAAACATATTTAAATCTTCTAAAACCGGTGCAATGGGGGGGGGCTGCAAAGAGTTGGTGGAAAAAATGATGGTGGATACATTCAAGCAATATCACTTCCAGAAAACAATGCTATTGCAATATCATTAGGAGTATCCCCATATTCACCTTGGGATTTGGATATGGCAAATATGGGATACAAAGTCTTGCAATATGATGGGAGTATATATAAAGCTCCATATAATCACCCAAATATAAAGTTTTTTAAAAAATTTGTTGGAACAAAAGATTCTAATAACACAATAACACTTCAAACAATCATCAAGCAAAATAACATCAATATAAACTCACATAATATATTGCAAGTTGATATTGAAGATAATGAATGGGATATGCTAGAAAATATAGATTTAAAAGAGGTGTCAAAATACTTCACTCAAATATTATTTGAATTTCATAACTGCAATGTAGAAGATGACAAATTATCACAAAGACGATTTAAAATATTAGAAAAGATAAATAAATATTTCACGCCGATACATACGCATTTTAATAATCATGGAATGATATTTTATAGCAAAGGCTTATTTTTAAGTGATACTATCGAAGTCTCATATATGAATAATAAAGCAATAGAATCCTTTGAATACAAAAGTGGATTTGGAAGTATTGTAGGCTTAGATTCTCCAAATTCTACAAATTATCCAGAGATTCCAGTAATATTTCCAAATTAACCTAGAATCTTTGTGCGATAAATCCTCGCACAAATGATGAATAATCTTTATAAAAATAAATATCATCATAATTTTTCAAATAATCTTTTAAGCATTCTTGGTTATATCCTATTTCACAACACAAATATTTTGCATCAAGATTGATTATATCTAGCAATATTTCATAGCCCTTCTCGCCTCCAAAAAGAGCGGTTTTTGGCTCAAAATGTAGATTTGGTGGAATCTTATAAGAGTTTTTAATATATGGCGGATTTGACACAATAAAATCATTTTTTGTTCTATTTATTCCATCAAGTAAATTCGTGCAAACTAATGAGATTCTACTATTTAGTGAAGAATCTAAAATGCTTTTTAGCTTGATATTTTTTCTTGCAACCTCTAAGGCTTTATCATATTTATCAATAGCTATAATCTCTAAATCCTTATGCATAAGCCCTAAGATGATGCTAATCACACCGCTACCTACACCTATTTCAAAAATCTTTTTGATATTATTTTTTACAATCATTTTTGATGTATAATCAATAAGCAATTCAGTTTCTGGACGCGGGATCAACGCACCTTCATCTATATAAAAATATTGCGAATAAAAGCTAACTTTGTTTGTTATATATTCTATTGGATAATTATTATTTAGTTTATCAATATATTGCAATAATAATTCAAAATCACTATTACCAATCTCAAAATCACTATTTGAATGCAAAAAAACTCTATCTTTTTTAAGAATATGACAGAGCAATATCTCGCATTCTAGTAACTTTCTAGTGCTATTATTTTTTTGCTTTGCTATATTTAGAGCATCTTTTATTTTCATTGAAATTTATAATTTAATGCCTTTAATCTATCAAGTAATGGCGGATGAGACATATAAAAAAATACATAGATTCTATGTGAATAAGGAAATGCTTTATTTTCATTGATAAGTTTTACAAGAGCATTGCCTAAATCAGTTTTATTTGTTAGATTTGAGCCAAATTCATCTGCTTTATATTCTGCAATCCTACTAAAATAATTGATAATAGGTAAAAAATAAAATGAAATCAAAGATGAAATAAGTATCAAAACACATAATACACTCGAAGAAGTTTTTTGGAATCCATCAAAAGCAAAGCTAGGCAAATTACCTGCAATAAAAAATAAGCTAAAAAGCACAACTGCCATAATTCCTATATTTTTGATTAAATCCTTATGCTTGAAATGGGCTAATTCATGCCCTAAAATCGCAAGAAGTTCATTTTGTGTCACTTTTGATAATAATGTATCAAATAACACTACTCTTTTGCTTTTTCCAAGTCCGCCAAAATATGCATTTAACCTACTATCTCTTTTACTTGCATCCATTATAAAGATTCCATTTGCTCTAAAACCAACGCTATCCATCATATTTATAATTTTTGATTCTAAATCTTTATTTTCAAGTGGGCTAAATTTGTTAAAAAGTGGAGCAATAATAGTTGGATAAATTAAATTTATAAAAACCACTATTAAAAATACCAAAACAAACCCAAAAATCCACCAATTAGAATAATTATTAATCAAATAAATCAAAGCATAAGATAATATTGAAGCAAAAATAATAAGCAATACAAATGATTTAATAGTATCAATGATATATAGTTTTATTGTAGTTTTACTAAAACCAAAGATTCTATCAATCATTAAAGTTTTATGTGCATTAAGTGGTAAAGTAAGTATTGAATTTATAATCAAAAATGACACGACAAAAATCACATCATTTAAAATTCCATTGCTATAAACTCCACATATTTCTTGGAGCATATAAAACCCAAAATTAATCCAAAATACAAATAAAATCGCACTAAAAATACTCTCAAATATATGAAAATATTGAGTAGTGATTGCATAATTTTTTGCAATATTAAAATCTTTAGAATCTAAGATAACAACCTTATTGCTCATCTTTATATGTCTAATTTGAAATATTGCTATCAAGCAAACAGGTATGGTATAAAATATAATAAATATTGCACTAATTAACATAAAATTACCTTATTATAATTGTTGTTTTTTGATTGCTTTTTTATGGATAACAAATAAAAATATAATTGCAATAAAAAATGTAATTATAGACAATATTTGCCCCATTGAAATTCCATAAAAATATCCTATTTGAAAATCTGCTTCTCTAAAAAACTCTACAAAGAATCTAGCAATAGAATAAAGCAATAAATACAAGCCTATTAATTCACCTTGATATTTAAGTTTTCGTCTAATAGTAAATAAAATTACAAATATACATAATCCCTCTAAAAATGCTTCATATAATTGACTTGCATGGACGAGTTTGCCATTTACTAAAATTCCAATAAAAAGATCAGTTTGCCTGCCTACTAATTCCTGATTTAAAAAATTACCAATTCTGCCTAAAATATATCCAAGGGGCAATGCAATAGCAACAGAATCCATCAAAAGCAACATTGACTTTTTATATCGCTTTGCATACAAAAATGCTCCAGCAATAAAT
Above is a window of Helicobacter sp. MIT 99-5507 DNA encoding:
- a CDS encoding phospholipase D-like domain-containing protein, translated to MKFLFIFIIFPYFVFADSMYFMPYDSKQAINAIIKEIKQAKNEVNIAIYNFTNREISKAIRDSAKKGVKFNIIYDYKSNINSDITTIGYLAKLKNIYTCTLKGNLSDNKKYFGIMHNKLAIIDKKTIIFGSANWSKSAFDINYEMLLISQNKDYINQASKYFDKMLSECEKY
- a CDS encoding twin-arginine translocase TatA/TatE family subunit, producing the protein MAMPSVPELLIILAIVVLLFGAKKIPDLAKGLGSGIKNFKKAVKDDDEVENTTQNNTNTMATKEVENNQNTTQNKTTPQETEDIKKV
- the argS gene encoding arginine--tRNA ligase, with product MYKHIKQLLDSNINEDVILEIPKNPKMGHFSTPIALILAKKLNKNPNEVAQDIKKNLESKFEFKAINVVNGFINIELSDEFLSKIAQETLANPNDFAKNNHNKKILLEFVSANPTGPLHIGHARGAIFGDALARVGEHLGYNIKREYYINDAGSQIDMLGNSILLAGREILGFDVEYPDEFYRGEYIKDIAKEMLDSLGKQVFIDCDIKTIAKFGMEATLLLIKSTLNNAKISFDYFVSEKSLINELANVLEKLEKNNAIYKQDSKIWLKSNLKGDEKDRVIIRESGEPTYLAGDIIYHNNKFERQYDKYINIWGADHHGYIARIKASIDFLGYDSSKLDVILSQMVSLLKGGKPYKMSKRAGNFILMQDVIDDIGIDALRFVFLSKKADTHLEFDVDILKSEDSNNPIYYINYANARIHTILQKSNASISYDFSKLDSMWKDLLIQALLLQRVLENTFDEYAMQKLPEYLKNLASKLHFCYNTSKILNTPNECSILCVLKVVSLSITTGLNLMGIKAKTKM
- a CDS encoding NAD(P)H-dependent glycerol-3-phosphate dehydrogenase; its protein translation is MDIAVIGGGVWGRALAFCFSQKNNVGIVSRRELKFLNTYYSHRVIQIDLKNALKCKYIVIAIKSQAMREWLANVKFHKDSVVIIASKGIEADSGAFMSDIFNEYFPNLKTGYLMGPSFSKEVLESMPCALNIHTKYDIKSIADIFPNFMKIYFNDDVIGGEIAGAYKNIIAIASGISDGLNLGNNAKASMLARGLVEMCRFGMHFGAKESTFLGLSGAGDLFLTANSQLSRNYRVGIALASGKSLKNTLNELGEIAEGVVSTQAVVDLAIKHDIYIPIAYQVYQVLQGKSAINSVKDLIGTNFEN
- a CDS encoding glycosyltransferase family 10 domain-containing protein, whose protein sequence is MNLEVGVLSDYRSLESMIKILSPNNDSKIKIGDYTLEFISLDSNDSGGGYIECDYIVVINKSPRDVKVKAKRVFALQQEPYIRKSKKYAIPFKNEWAISTDYYLFCDIVFAFNDELFKDKNLIKDNPKTFIKNNTTFIKHHPALYFCFGNVPFDTLCKIPPIRKTKEISCIASFDKKAFYGHLDRMKFVTALKKTKIGKRIDFFGNKTEFELKEKKDGILPYKYTIAIENNSQNDYISEKIMDSYLGYSIPIYFGAKNVEEYFPKNSFIKIDIYNLQDSLNLIENVLDSDFYEANFDALLEARRRVLYDYSMLYSLSKNIVNDEKLHHNIPKKEVLITRYRRPFRLVMKYYYQAVFYGLLKILTNGEGKNKLKDLS
- a CDS encoding FkbM family methyltransferase, whose protein sequence is MANMGYKVLQYDGSIYKAPYNHPNIKFFKKFVGTKDSNNTITLQTIIKQNNININSHNILQVDIEDNEWDMLENIDLKEVSKYFTQILFEFHNCNVEDDKLSQRRFKILEKINKYFTPIHTHFNNHGMIFYSKGLFLSDTIEVSYMNNKAIESFEYKSGFGSIVGLDSPNSTNYPEIPVIFPN
- a CDS encoding HemK/PrmC family methyltransferase encodes the protein MKIKDALNIAKQKNNSTRKLLECEILLCHILKKDRVFLHSNSDFEIGNSDFELLLQYIDKLNNNYPIEYITNKVSFYSQYFYIDEGALIPRPETELLIDYTSKMIVKNNIKKIFEIGVGSGVISIILGLMHKDLEIIAIDKYDKALEVARKNIKLKSILDSSLNSRISLVCTNLLDGINRTKNDFIVSNPPYIKNSYKIPPNLHFEPKTALFGGEKGYEILLDIINLDAKYLCCEIGYNQECLKDYLKNYDDIYFYKDYSSFVRGFIAQRF
- a CDS encoding M48 family metallopeptidase, which gives rise to MLISAIFIIFYTIPVCLIAIFQIRHIKMSNKVVILDSKDFNIAKNYAITTQYFHIFESIFSAILFVFWINFGFYMLQEICGVYSNGILNDVIFVVSFLIINSILTLPLNAHKTLMIDRIFGFSKTTIKLYIIDTIKSFVLLIIFASILSYALIYLINNYSNWWIFGFVLVFLIVVFINLIYPTIIAPLFNKFSPLENKDLESKIINMMDSVGFRANGIFIMDASKRDSRLNAYFGGLGKSKRVVLFDTLLSKVTQNELLAILGHELAHFKHKDLIKNIGIMAVVLFSLFFIAGNLPSFAFDGFQKTSSSVLCVLILISSLISFYFLPIINYFSRIAEYKADEFGSNLTNKTDLGNALVKLINENKAFPYSHRIYVFFYMSHPPLLDRLKALNYKFQ
- the lgt gene encoding prolipoprotein diacylglyceryl transferase encodes the protein MNNWNMIYSHIDRVAINIFGINIYWYGICYALALIVAFSAIKYFINKDKYPIKNNELEMFFIYVEIGIILGARIGYILIYDTNTSYYLLRPWEIFNPFVNGKFVGISGMSYHGAVFGFIAGAFLYAKRYKKSMLLLMDSVAIALPLGYILGRIGNFLNQELVGRQTDLFIGILVNGKLVHASQLYEAFLEGLCIFVILFTIRRKLKYQGELIGLYLLLYSIARFFVEFFREADFQIGYFYGISMGQILSIITFFIAIIFLFVIHKKAIKKQQL